The Onychomys torridus chromosome 2, mOncTor1.1, whole genome shotgun sequence sequence GTAAGGACATGCTCAGGGATCAAGAAGTCCAGGGTGGCTGCTGGTGGGAGGCAGGCCTGAGAAGTTAGGGTGTGGAGTTGGCAAAGTGAGAGTCTATAACAGTCAGTAACAGAGTGGCCATACCAAGGTGGAGGACCCAGAAACCCCACTGATTGCATGAGTGATTTTGGAAGCCCTGCTTCAGGCAGAGCTTACTAGGGAGACAGCAACTGAAGTATACAGAGCTCTTCATTCAGGAAGTTCAGGCCCCAGCCTGGCTTTTCTTTAGgaagaagctgggggtgggggggaggagaggcAAGAATACATGAGAGGACCTTCCACGTCTTCAAGCTTCTCTCAAGAGGTCAGGagctctctctgccctccacactgcTCTCGTTTTTCCTGAGTGTTCcattctgcctgcctgctgtgatGAGAAAGAAGAACCGTTCCAAACACTTCTGTAAGTTTGATCTGTTGCCAGAAGCACCGTCTCTGTGTGCTCCATGCCTTTGGTTACACTAACCACCTTATTCCCACCCTCTCTTCCTCAGTCCTTTCCCAGTAGTTATCAGAAATGTGAGAAAGGAAACTGCTTTGTCTGCCGCTGTCTCAAGCCTCATTCAGTGTGGAGCTAGGCTCAGGGTTCAGACTAACCTGAGCTGAGGACAAATTGGAGTCGGCATGGAGCCCAAGCTCACAGCTTAGCTTATATAGCCTAGTGGTCCGGATCTATGGTCAGGGTCTGTGCTCAGTTTGCGGCTGTTTCAGACTTGGCAGTTGCCTGGATCTGCATTCCCCAATAGCTTAGAGacattggtggtggtggggggggggggatgaaatgCCTGAGGTGCTCAGAAACCTGACTATATCAGGATGTTCAAGGGTTTACAAGGACTAAATCCATGGCGATGTAAGCAAGCCAGTTTTGAAGCAGGGGCTGGATCCCAGGACTTGGGGGGCTCTGATGGATGCCCCCTGAAATCTGTTCTGTGTCTGGAATCCTTCCATTCTAAGAGGCAAAGCAGACACCCAGAatggccagcaggatggctctggctgctctccctctgcttccagtgccaggcacacagtaggcatttTGGTGATCTATGGAGTGTCAGGTGCAAGGGGAAGGCCAGAGGCTTATTCAGGTTTGGGACTGAAGGAGGTTGGTTTGGAGGGAAGGAGAGCTCGTATTTGTCGGAGGAAGTAACACTCTTCTAGCCCTGCTACCCTCCCTTCCTGCAGTGCCTGCGGCCACACTTAAGGCCACCAGCTGGTCCTGTGAGGGCCCTTTCCTCTTTCAAtgtagagaaaaaggaaaggacattttTGGTAGAAAAGTCCCTTCTGCTCTCTGGGAATCCCCAGTGGCCGGATGGACTTCGGGATATCCCAGAGGAAATCAAAGGCCAGGGCCCACCCCCATCACCCCTAGCACAATGCAGCCAGGCTCCCTCACACTACACAGCTGGCCTATGGGGCTTCCAGAGAACGTCTTATCTGGGGTCCCTGTTCCTTGGTGGGCCTGCAAAAGCCTCTGTCACTTCTGAAATGGCCAACAGTAAGTCCTCTAAGTActggtttgtagaccaggctacacCTGCAAGATTCaaagagagcagggaggaaactaaacaaaataaaaggcatGTGGGACTGctaagggggtggggtggggggctgaagTAGTCCACAAATATTAGACACTGCTAGGGATAAGTGTTTCAATGAGGTAAAGAACTTGCCCCAAGGCTGACAGTTAATAGGAAAATGATGTATGGGGAAGTCAAAGCCCATTTTATAAGGCCCTGACCACCTACTTCTCCTGCCCTTGTCCCTGGCAGGGCATCTTCAGGTCCCTGGGCCTAGACATCCAGCTCTACTAAGCCTGGCCATGGCACTGTGCCTGAAGCAGGTGTTTGCTAAGGACAAGACTTTCCGGCCCCGGAAGCGCTTTGAACCTGGCACACAGCGCTTTGAGCTTTATAAGAAGGCACAAGCTTCACTCAAGTCTGGCCTGGACCTTCGAAGTGTGGTGAGGCTGCCACCTGGCGAGAGCATCGATGATTGGATCGCTGTGCATGTGGTGGACTTCTTCAACCGCATCAACCTCATCTATGGCACCATGGCTGAGCACTGCAGTGAGACCAGCTGCCCAGTCATGGCTGGTGGGCCTCGTTATGAGTACCGCTGGCAGGATGAGCGCCAGTACCGAAGGCCCGCCAAGCTCTCGGCACCCCGCTATATGGCATTGCTCATGGACTGGATCGAGGGTCTCATCAATGATGAGGATGTCTTTCCTACACGTGTTGGTGAGCACTGGCTGGCTGGAGAGTTAGCCTGGCCAGGGAGGGTCATTCCCATGTCGTAGAAGAGGAAACTGGTGGAGGCAGGATCTTGGTTACAATCAAACGTTTACCAAGGATAGCCTGACTCCCATTTGGGGCTCCTCATGTCCTCCACATGGAGGCAGGATTCAAACCCTCTTTATATAGCAGTACCTCTCTCTCAGAGATAAAAGATACAGATCATGCATGGTCAGGCAAGGCCATGAGAACCATGGGAAAAGCAGTGTGCGCACAGACCCCACTAGGAACTCTCCCAACAAGACCACCAACACTGTTTCTCCACTTTCCAGAACAAATAACGTACTATCTCGTGCTTGGGCTGATCTGGCTTCCAGCCTCCTGAGAAATCCCTCTGAATCCTGGCCCCAGAAAGGGAAGGATTGGAAGCTGGATCGGCCCAAAAGGTACCTTTTCCTCAGGCTGGTACTCCATAGTCAGGTCCGGGCCATGGGGCCTTTTCTTATCTCAGctgggcctgggggtgggggtggggatgaatgATGTCACCCTGGCCCAGGTTCCCCACCCAGGAGACACTGTGTTCATCACAGCAGCCCCACCTACAgcctgggtcccagcacccatctgggCTTTGGGGATTCAAATGAGTGGGGCAGATGGTCAAGCCCAGAGGGAAGAAGTCTGAATGCTGAGGGAATCTGGGCATTGAGTCACGATTCAAGCCCATGGCTCCTCCCCAACTGTTGCTGCTATTTCCTGCACTGTTGTGTCCAACAGGTCCCATCATTTGAcacagaaggaaactgaggccagcaGTGGGAAAGCACATTGACTAGAAAAGGGATCAGAACTGGAACTCGGGTGTCATGGGGCCTGGATGCCATAGTCTAGATAGGTCGGATAGGAGTTGTGGGGACTCAGAGAGGCAGGGCACGAGCTCCAAAGAGCAGTGGGAAGGAAGAGGGTCTGTGGAGGTGCATGGACTAGGGCTCAATCTGTTCCTGCTTTTTATTCTCCTCTAGCCTACATCCCTGGGTTTGTGAGCCCTGAGTAAACTTTTAACTGGATGACTGGATGATTTTGTCATGGCAGAAAAGAGGGTGTAAGCCACCAGGATCTCTGCCCTTCCTGGCCAGGCAGAATCTGTATCATTTATCTCTGAGAGGTACTGCTCTGCAAAGAGGATTTATATCCTGCTTCCAGTCCGTACTAATTAGTAATTACATGTCCTCAGGCAAGCAACTTCCCCTTTACACATCACCTGCATTTTATCATATCTAGAATGACTATCAGACCCATCAGCACAGTTGGAaagagcagaggacagaggtACAAAGGGCCCAGCTCAGGGCTGGGCTCACAGAGGGAAAGTTCTCTGTTGTTGGATATCTGAAGGAATGAGTGATATCGAAAGTAGTTCTTGAAGTGTTAGCATAGGAGGTGGGGTATGAGCCAGCTGTGAGGTAGTAAGCAGAGGAACTGGGGGTGTGGCTGGAGTGGGCAATCTGGATTGGCTCCTAAAGGCTTTGCTCCATGCCATGCGGGGATATTAGAACTCTGAAGGCCCATGTTCTTAAAAACTGGCCCACAACCTCTGCATTGGCCTGTGCAGGAGAAAGTGACGTGCATGTCTCTGCAGCTGCACAGGTTTCTGGGGAATAGTTAGGCCACAATTTTCACTGTGGTCTGAGGCAGACTGGCTAGTGACAAGCTTGAAAAGCCCTGCTTCAGGCAGTGGGAAATGTGGGAGTGATCTGTGTTACAGCACAGGAAAGGCACTTTCAGATCGGTGCTTCATTGAAAAGGATGGATGGGGACTGGTGCTGGAGCTCAATGATGCAAACGAATTTCTGGGTTCGATCCCAGCACTACCTACCACCCAAGAAAGAAATTTATAGGAGAAGACCaagctcttcctctgcctccctctgtggTCCGGTGCTGAGAGGTGGAGAGTGCCTGTGGGGAGGGCAGAATTTTGTCCCTAGGATTTTGATCCCCCCTTCTACCCCTCTCCACCCTCAGGCGTTCCCTTCCCCAAGAACTTCCAGCAGGTCTGCACCAAGATCCTGACCCGACTGTTCCGCGTCTTTGTCCATGTCTACATCCACCACTTTGACAGCATCCTCAGCATGGGGGCAGAGGCACATGTCAACACCTGCTATAAACACTTCTACTACTTCATCCAAGAGTTCAGCCTGGTAGACCAGAGGGAACTAGAACCACTGGTAAGGCCAAGTCTCCCTTACCCTTCACTACCTAGGCTCTTCCCTGGAAGTTCAGATCCAAAGGCTCCATATGAAactcctgttgtttgtttttgctcttttggggggccctccacccagctcccaaataaatcacacactgaggcttatacttaattataaatgcccagccttaccttggcttagtttcttgccagcttttcttaacttaaatcatcccatttatcttttgcttcgggcttttccttttctatgccTGTAtacctttgtttcttactccatggcttgctgtgtagctgggtggctggcccctggcgtccttctccttctctggctcgtagatcttcttctcccagatttctctttctatatatcctctctgcttgccttgctattggcctatcttttctcctgctttgctattggccattcagttctttattagactgtcAGGTGTTTttgacaggcatagtaacacagagttaaacaaatgcagcataaacaaaagtaatacaccttaaaataatgttctacggggttggggatttagctcagtggtagagcacttacctagcaagcgcaagtccctgggttcagtcctcagctccgaaaaatagtaataataatattctactaAAACTCCCATAGTCAGGTGGATAAGTAAGGGGAGACAACTCATTTAACAGTGGATTCTGTACTCTCATAGAGAATTCATGAGGTATCAATCTACAAACCCAGATCTGCTGCCATGGTTTACAGCTGTAGTGGGGGAAGAGTTAGGCCCATAAACCCCATGATTAGGCAAGGATTGCCCAGCAGGCTGAACGCAAACTAACCCTTCCTTACTTTGTGTCTCTACAGAGGGAGATGACAGAACGGATCTGTCACTGAGTCCAGATCTGGATGTTGTTGCCAATCAACTGGACCATCGACCAGTGTAGCTGGGAAAGGGGACCCTTAGGAGCCTGTTGGTAGAGCAATCTGAAGGCCTTATAGGACCCCTCTAGAGACCAAACAGCTCTGGACTTCTCTGAAGTCTGCCTGTGTGTCCCCGATTGCATGGAGAAGGGAGGGCTTCAAGTGggcaacagaagaaaaggaggaggttaGCCCCTCACATTAAGTCCAAGAGTAGGGTAGGCTACCAAATTTCTGCTCCTACCATGGTGGGTCT is a genomic window containing:
- the Mob3c gene encoding MOB kinase activator 3C, which produces MALCLKQVFAKDKTFRPRKRFEPGTQRFELYKKAQASLKSGLDLRSVVRLPPGESIDDWIAVHVVDFFNRINLIYGTMAEHCSETSCPVMAGGPRYEYRWQDERQYRRPAKLSAPRYMALLMDWIEGLINDEDVFPTRVGVPFPKNFQQVCTKILTRLFRVFVHVYIHHFDSILSMGAEAHVNTCYKHFYYFIQEFSLVDQRELEPLREMTERICH